One Roseimaritima multifibrata DNA window includes the following coding sequences:
- a CDS encoding DUF1592 domain-containing protein, whose protein sequence is MGCPLIAMALFLVSTANGAEGQFEQTIQPILRQYCVECHSTERKEGELDLEPFAKSQTDEVHPKIWEQVLAQVTDGEMPPKDEPQLPDPLKLKLTTVLQEKLNQLALASAGDPGEVVLRRLSNREYTYTLRDLTGIASLDPAKQFPADGAAGEGFTNTGAALVMSPSFLTKYLDAAQKVSDHVVLLPSGMRFSPSTSRRDWTNESLARIRDFYRRFTVTIDEETNVGGTGVVHNGGGRIPLEKCLAALFQHRDAVADGTMTIDSVARDDNLNAKYLGLLWEMLDDQQPSLLFDSLRAKWRNGKLTVADIEPWQHSLWRFTNIGHLGKAGGPKAWMEPVTPLASQQEFRMKLAAPADGGDIVIYLSADDAGDGNQHDFALWENGRIVSAGKPDVPLKDLRGLVHQLTIRRKAIASTVPQCLAAAHEAQLSQEPVDIASLAKKHGVDRELLSNWLSYLGVNATGEAKIGTLLTGKTESLASYDFIKGWSGEQAYSVLANSSDATVQIPGTMKPHSIATHPSPTLSSVIAWRCPEAGNVTISGSVQDAHTACGNGVTWELEVRKGNRRDSLAGGVTSGNEVSSVGRFENVNVQAGDLVTLVIGPGQGSHVCDLTAIELTIQSAEKEWDLAKDVVPDILAGNPHADRFGNREVWHFFGEPETDAVTANLPSQSLLDRWRRSEDTEERSRLAAEVQNLLQREFETLPADSPDRTAHQQLLSFTGPLLASAFRLPIDMQDNTSDSPYGIDPALFGKHPSDGDVAAKSLCVQAPSRLEIRLPASLVDGAEFVVEGRLHPTSGGEASVQVQVTNTEPAITPLRPSSSNSEELNGAWTSSLPSMAFAAPVLVHDGSEARQRFEAAFQDFRQLFPAAVCYTTIVPVDEVVTLTLFHREDSLLSQLMLDDQQHATLDRLWAELHFVSQDALTLVDAFEQIWEYSTQDGPDAPHGDKRLEPLREPIMRGAEQFRKQLVEVQPVQVQAVIDFASKAWRRTLTEPETKALHELYQTLRTKDVDHEDAVRLLLSRVLTSPAFLYRGEAAGAGSTSAPVSDWELATRLSYFLWSSAPDEELRAVAASGKLHSDDVLITQTRRMLKDAKIRRLATEFGCQWLHIRDLETLDEKSERHFPTFVDVRDEMQEETVRFLMDLFQEDRSILSLLDADHTFMNAALAKHYGIDLPGKELPVDDWQRVDGMRAHGRGGMLGFAATLAKQSGASRTSPILRGNWISEVLLGERLPRPPKDVPILPDEAPEGLTERQMIARHSSDPSCARCHDRIDHFGFALEGFDAIGRSRSKDAAGLPIDTLAKMPGGGELNGMDGLRTYLLEQRQDDFLRQFCRKLLGYSLGRSVQLSDKPLLDDLIEQLKSNDYRISTAIEQIVRSPQFRKIRGQQFEPTLTISSNPQ, encoded by the coding sequence TTGGGTTGCCCCCTTATCGCGATGGCCCTTTTCCTGGTCAGCACCGCAAATGGCGCGGAGGGACAATTCGAACAGACGATCCAGCCTATCCTGCGTCAGTACTGTGTTGAATGTCACTCGACGGAACGGAAAGAGGGCGAGTTGGATTTAGAACCGTTTGCGAAATCGCAAACGGATGAAGTCCATCCCAAAATTTGGGAGCAGGTTCTGGCTCAGGTTACCGATGGCGAAATGCCTCCGAAAGATGAACCGCAACTGCCAGATCCGCTGAAGTTGAAACTAACAACGGTGCTGCAGGAAAAATTAAATCAATTGGCACTCGCCAGTGCTGGCGATCCCGGTGAAGTCGTACTGCGGCGGCTTTCGAATAGGGAGTACACCTACACGTTGCGTGATCTAACGGGCATCGCATCGCTTGATCCGGCGAAGCAATTTCCCGCCGATGGAGCTGCCGGCGAGGGGTTCACAAACACGGGGGCGGCTTTGGTGATGTCTCCCTCCTTTTTGACAAAATACCTAGACGCGGCGCAAAAGGTTTCCGATCACGTGGTACTTCTGCCAAGCGGGATGCGGTTTTCGCCGTCCACCTCGCGGCGTGATTGGACGAACGAATCGCTGGCCCGAATCCGCGATTTCTATCGCCGGTTTACCGTGACCATTGACGAAGAAACAAACGTCGGGGGAACGGGCGTCGTGCACAACGGCGGCGGGCGCATTCCGTTGGAAAAATGCCTTGCGGCACTCTTCCAGCACCGCGATGCTGTTGCCGACGGAACCATGACCATCGACTCAGTCGCCCGCGACGACAACTTAAACGCCAAGTATCTCGGGCTCCTATGGGAAATGCTCGATGACCAACAGCCGTCGTTGCTTTTTGACAGCTTGCGTGCGAAGTGGCGAAACGGAAAACTGACCGTCGCGGATATCGAACCGTGGCAGCACTCTCTATGGCGATTCACAAACATCGGCCATCTGGGAAAAGCAGGTGGTCCGAAGGCATGGATGGAGCCCGTTACGCCGCTTGCGTCGCAACAGGAGTTCCGTATGAAGCTGGCAGCGCCTGCCGACGGTGGGGACATCGTGATCTATTTATCGGCTGACGATGCGGGCGACGGCAATCAGCATGACTTTGCCTTGTGGGAAAACGGGCGCATTGTTTCCGCCGGAAAGCCTGATGTGCCTCTAAAGGATTTGCGTGGCCTAGTCCATCAGCTGACGATACGGCGAAAAGCCATCGCTTCGACGGTGCCTCAATGCCTGGCGGCCGCACATGAGGCCCAGCTGTCACAAGAACCTGTCGATATTGCGTCCCTTGCGAAAAAGCATGGCGTCGATCGTGAACTCCTTTCGAATTGGCTTAGCTATCTTGGCGTCAACGCAACGGGCGAGGCGAAAATCGGGACACTCCTCACCGGAAAAACGGAAAGCCTAGCCAGCTACGACTTCATCAAAGGTTGGAGTGGCGAACAGGCCTATAGCGTGCTCGCAAATTCATCCGATGCGACGGTCCAAATTCCTGGCACAATGAAGCCACACAGCATTGCCACCCACCCCTCGCCGACTCTCTCATCGGTGATTGCCTGGCGTTGTCCGGAAGCGGGAAACGTCACGATCAGCGGAAGCGTTCAGGATGCGCACACCGCCTGCGGCAATGGAGTGACTTGGGAACTTGAAGTTCGGAAAGGGAACCGACGGGATTCGCTTGCCGGTGGTGTTACATCAGGCAACGAAGTCAGCAGTGTGGGACGTTTCGAAAACGTGAACGTGCAGGCTGGCGACCTGGTCACACTGGTGATTGGTCCGGGCCAGGGAAGCCACGTCTGCGATCTTACGGCGATCGAATTGACAATCCAGAGTGCGGAGAAAGAATGGGATTTGGCCAAAGACGTCGTCCCCGACATTTTGGCAGGCAATCCACACGCCGACCGATTTGGCAATCGCGAAGTCTGGCATTTCTTTGGTGAACCGGAAACGGACGCCGTTACGGCGAACCTTCCCAGTCAGTCGCTATTGGATCGGTGGCGTCGCAGTGAAGATACCGAAGAACGCTCGCGTCTCGCTGCTGAAGTGCAGAACCTCCTTCAGCGGGAATTCGAAACGCTTCCAGCCGACTCGCCCGATCGAACAGCCCATCAACAACTGCTGTCGTTCACGGGGCCGCTGCTGGCATCAGCATTCCGTTTGCCCATCGACATGCAAGACAACACATCCGATTCCCCATACGGTATCGATCCAGCCCTTTTTGGCAAACATCCCAGCGACGGTGACGTCGCTGCGAAAAGTCTGTGCGTGCAGGCTCCGTCACGATTGGAAATCCGCCTTCCCGCGTCCCTAGTCGACGGCGCAGAGTTCGTTGTGGAAGGACGTCTGCATCCGACCAGCGGTGGCGAAGCGAGCGTTCAGGTCCAGGTAACCAACACGGAACCGGCCATCACGCCGCTGCGTCCCAGTTCGAGCAACTCCGAGGAACTGAATGGGGCATGGACATCCAGCTTGCCGTCGATGGCGTTCGCTGCTCCCGTGTTAGTGCACGATGGAAGCGAGGCCCGCCAGCGATTCGAAGCGGCATTTCAAGATTTCCGTCAGCTGTTTCCCGCCGCCGTCTGTTACACGACCATCGTCCCCGTCGACGAAGTGGTGACCCTAACGTTGTTTCACCGCGAAGACAGCCTGCTGTCGCAATTGATGCTGGATGATCAACAACACGCAACGCTGGATCGTTTGTGGGCGGAATTGCATTTTGTCAGTCAAGACGCACTCACATTGGTCGACGCATTCGAACAGATCTGGGAGTATTCGACCCAGGACGGTCCCGATGCCCCGCACGGAGACAAACGTCTGGAGCCGCTGCGGGAACCGATCATGCGAGGCGCCGAGCAGTTTCGAAAACAGCTTGTGGAAGTCCAACCGGTCCAGGTTCAGGCCGTGATCGATTTTGCGTCGAAGGCTTGGCGACGTACGCTGACCGAACCGGAAACGAAGGCCCTGCACGAACTTTATCAAACACTGCGAACGAAAGACGTCGACCACGAGGATGCGGTCCGGCTGCTTTTGTCGCGGGTGCTGACGTCGCCTGCATTTCTATATCGTGGCGAGGCGGCCGGAGCGGGTTCGACTTCCGCGCCGGTCAGCGACTGGGAACTGGCGACGCGGCTGAGCTATTTCCTGTGGTCTTCGGCTCCCGACGAAGAACTACGCGCCGTCGCCGCATCCGGAAAACTACATTCCGACGACGTACTGATCACACAGACCCGTCGCATGTTGAAGGACGCCAAAATTCGACGACTGGCGACCGAGTTCGGATGCCAATGGCTGCACATTCGCGATCTGGAAACCTTGGATGAAAAGAGCGAGCGGCATTTCCCCACGTTCGTCGATGTGCGTGACGAGATGCAAGAAGAAACGGTTCGTTTCCTGATGGATCTATTCCAGGAAGATCGGTCGATTTTGTCGTTGCTAGATGCCGACCATACCTTCATGAACGCCGCCCTTGCCAAACACTATGGCATCGACCTTCCGGGCAAAGAATTACCGGTCGACGACTGGCAGCGAGTCGACGGCATGCGAGCTCACGGTCGCGGAGGCATGCTTGGATTTGCCGCGACGCTTGCGAAGCAGAGTGGTGCATCACGCACCAGCCCGATCTTGCGAGGCAACTGGATCAGCGAAGTCCTTTTGGGCGAGAGACTTCCACGACCGCCCAAAGACGTGCCAATCCTGCCGGACGAAGCTCCCGAAGGTCTGACGGAACGTCAAATGATCGCACGTCACAGCAGTGACCCCAGTTGTGCTCGCTGTCACGATCGTATCGACCACTTTGGGTTCGCCTTGGAGGGGTTTGATGCGATTGGCAGATCACGCAGCAAAGATGCCGCCGGACTTCCGATCGACACCCTGGCAAAAATGCCAGGTGGAGGCGAGCTAAATGGTATGGATGGGCTCCGAACGTACCTCCTGGAGCAACGTCAAGACGACTTCCTCCGCCAATTCTGCCGCAAACTACTCGGCTATTCTCTGGGACGAAGCGTGCAGCTGTCAGACAAACCACTGCTGGACGACCTAATCGAGCAACTCAAATCGAACGACTATCGCATCAGCACCGCGATTGAACAAATCGTCCGAAGTCCCCAGTTCCGCAAAATCCGCGGACAACAATTTGAACCAACCCTCACCATTTCATCAAATCCCCAATAA
- a CDS encoding GntR family transcriptional regulator, translated as MMHTNTSTLAASAVDRLRQEIFDGQLPPGTRLAEAAEAKRLGVSRVPVREAFAALERDGLLEFTETGRTVVKQLTPQDFEELFAMRLLLEPAAARSAFPLSRKQQQLLSDNISATRKANSLNEVTRLDLDFHQLIVEASGNTRLLKLWRSLRTELELWLGYLHQQHRDRELDTRVDTAGSHEGILDCFQNRSAAACEKLTREHILSWREWLPMAELET; from the coding sequence ATGATGCATACAAATACTTCTACCCTTGCCGCTTCCGCTGTGGATCGTCTGCGGCAGGAAATTTTTGACGGCCAACTTCCTCCGGGAACTCGCCTTGCCGAAGCCGCCGAGGCAAAGCGTCTGGGGGTTAGCCGTGTGCCGGTGCGAGAGGCGTTTGCGGCATTGGAGCGAGACGGACTGCTCGAGTTTACCGAGACCGGACGGACGGTCGTCAAACAGCTGACCCCTCAAGATTTCGAAGAACTGTTTGCGATGCGACTATTGCTGGAACCGGCCGCAGCGCGATCGGCTTTTCCGCTTAGCCGAAAACAGCAGCAATTGCTCTCAGACAACATCTCGGCGACCCGAAAGGCGAATTCGCTGAATGAAGTTACCCGGTTAGATTTAGACTTTCACCAATTGATCGTGGAAGCATCCGGTAACACACGGCTTCTGAAATTGTGGCGTTCCCTCCGTACCGAACTGGAACTCTGGTTGGGCTATCTGCACCAGCAGCATCGTGACCGGGAATTGGACACACGCGTCGACACGGCTGGTTCACACGAAGGGATCCTGGATTGTTTCCAAAACCGCTCCGCCGCCGCCTGCGAAAAACTGACACGCGAACATATCCTCAGTTGGCGTGAATGGCTTCCGATGGCGGAGCTGGAGACATGA
- a CDS encoding efflux RND transporter permease subunit → MSDPQALSDDSPLLTRIVEVFLRGDVAIMLIVISLMLGAASLYLTPREEEPQIVVPMADVMVSAPGLSAFEVERKVTDRIEKLLYQIDGVEYVYSMSRPGSCTVTVRFYVGEDREDSLVKLYNKINSSIDMIPPSVQSWVVKPIEVDDVPIVIATLWSEQPERYGDHELRRIAEELQHELQSISNTNRVEVIGGRPRRINVELDTQRMAAHQLSPLQVAEAMRASNVTHRNGQFEQQNQSFHVETGTFFRNANELNEMVVGVNGSRPVYLKNVATVIDGPAEAESYSWVGFGPGDQSLESATRPSSAKSDVFPAVNISVAKRKGSNAVRVASAVHKKMESLAESHLPTGVKYRITRDYGETANDKVNELVEGLAVAVLTVIGLIGLTMGWRPALVIALAIPVCYSLTLFINLMVGYSINRVTMFALILSLGLLVDDPITDVENIARYFAMKILPPRESVLRAVQEVRPALLLSTLAIIASFLPLAFITGMMGPYMGPMALNVPLTVTISTLVAFVITPWLSMVSLKKLNDTKETSEYDITKMPLYRLSRLVLSPILKGRGMAYGVLLAIGVMLIAAMLLPVFRMVPIKMLPYDNKNEFQLVIDMPEGTTLERTDAVARRLGNYVGGLSEVKDYEVFVGLSSPIDFNGLVRHYFLRQGNNIADIRVNLVDKDHRVQQSHELILRIRDDIGKLADSMNANVKLVEVPPGPPVLSSIVAEVYGPPESNYSQQIALARNVKKRLELEPGLVDLDTSAEDDQTRFVFETDKPKAALSGISTQTIAETVEAVLSGNKATVMHLPGEIEPLWVELKLPRENRSALDELEEIYIQGNEGQIVQLGSLGKFRQTIEDKTIYHKNLRRVVYVYAEVAGRPPADAIMDIEHDRQPMPLSTGGTTNITVNSDPAAVADGVQPIPLDERSWLKLGGGVPWFVPSGYSIVWSGEGEWDITLDVFRDLGLAFAAALLGIFIILMFQTGSRLLPLLIMTAIPLSMIGILPGFWLLNAIMDKPIGGHPNPVFFTATAMIGMIALAGIVVRNSVVLIDFIHLAEAEGHDLRESIIRSVAVRTRPILLTAGTTLLANWVITLDPVFSGLAWAIIFGILTSTSFTLIVIPAAYWLLYQPRSTAVGDHPSD, encoded by the coding sequence ATGAGTGATCCGCAAGCCCTATCGGACGATTCCCCGCTTCTGACTCGTATTGTGGAAGTCTTCCTCCGCGGCGACGTGGCGATCATGTTGATCGTGATTTCGCTGATGTTGGGGGCCGCCTCGCTATACCTGACGCCTCGTGAAGAGGAACCCCAAATCGTTGTGCCGATGGCCGATGTGATGGTTTCGGCTCCAGGGCTTTCGGCGTTCGAAGTCGAACGCAAGGTCACCGATCGCATCGAAAAACTGCTGTACCAGATCGACGGGGTTGAATACGTCTATTCGATGTCACGCCCTGGGTCGTGCACCGTCACCGTACGGTTCTACGTCGGCGAAGATCGTGAAGATTCGCTGGTAAAGCTATACAACAAAATCAATTCATCCATCGACATGATTCCGCCATCGGTCCAGTCGTGGGTCGTTAAACCGATCGAAGTTGATGACGTGCCGATCGTAATCGCCACTCTCTGGTCCGAGCAACCCGAACGCTACGGTGACCATGAACTGCGCCGGATTGCCGAAGAACTGCAACACGAATTGCAGTCGATTTCGAACACAAATCGCGTCGAAGTAATCGGGGGACGACCTCGACGCATCAACGTTGAACTGGACACTCAACGTATGGCAGCTCATCAACTCTCGCCTTTGCAGGTTGCCGAAGCGATGCGGGCCAGCAATGTCACGCATCGCAACGGCCAGTTTGAGCAACAAAATCAATCGTTCCATGTGGAAACCGGAACGTTTTTCCGCAATGCCAACGAACTGAATGAAATGGTCGTCGGCGTCAACGGAAGCCGCCCGGTCTACTTGAAGAACGTGGCGACGGTGATCGACGGGCCAGCCGAAGCGGAGAGTTACAGTTGGGTCGGATTTGGGCCCGGCGACCAGTCTTTGGAATCGGCGACACGCCCATCCTCTGCCAAGTCGGACGTATTCCCTGCCGTCAATATCTCCGTTGCCAAACGCAAAGGCAGCAATGCGGTACGAGTCGCCAGCGCGGTCCACAAAAAAATGGAAAGCCTTGCCGAATCGCATCTCCCGACGGGAGTGAAATACCGCATCACCCGCGACTACGGCGAAACCGCAAATGACAAAGTCAACGAGCTGGTCGAAGGGTTGGCGGTTGCCGTCCTGACAGTGATCGGATTGATCGGACTGACAATGGGCTGGCGCCCAGCACTGGTGATCGCGCTCGCGATTCCGGTTTGCTACAGTTTGACTCTGTTCATCAATCTGATGGTCGGGTACTCGATCAACCGAGTCACGATGTTCGCTCTCATCCTCTCGCTGGGGCTGTTGGTTGATGATCCGATCACAGACGTCGAAAACATTGCCCGATACTTTGCAATGAAAATCTTGCCTCCGCGCGAATCTGTCTTGCGGGCCGTCCAGGAAGTTCGCCCGGCATTATTGCTGTCGACACTGGCGATCATCGCAAGCTTCCTTCCACTCGCGTTCATCACCGGCATGATGGGGCCCTACATGGGACCGATGGCGTTAAACGTCCCACTGACGGTAACGATCTCTACCCTGGTCGCCTTCGTGATCACACCATGGTTGTCCATGGTATCGCTGAAGAAACTGAACGACACGAAAGAGACCAGTGAATACGACATCACCAAGATGCCGCTGTACCGACTTTCGCGATTGGTTCTTTCGCCGATCTTGAAAGGACGCGGGATGGCTTACGGCGTGTTGCTGGCAATCGGCGTCATGCTGATCGCGGCGATGTTGTTGCCGGTGTTCCGCATGGTCCCGATCAAGATGCTGCCGTATGACAACAAAAACGAATTTCAGTTGGTCATCGACATGCCCGAAGGGACGACCCTCGAACGAACCGACGCGGTGGCCCGTCGCTTGGGCAACTACGTCGGTGGTTTGTCCGAGGTGAAGGACTATGAAGTCTTCGTGGGGCTCAGTTCGCCAATCGACTTCAACGGCCTCGTGCGGCATTACTTTCTTCGCCAAGGAAACAATATCGCTGACATCCGAGTCAATCTGGTTGACAAAGACCATCGTGTTCAGCAATCCCATGAATTGATTCTGCGGATTCGCGACGACATCGGCAAACTGGCCGATTCGATGAATGCAAACGTCAAGTTGGTGGAAGTCCCGCCGGGTCCTCCCGTGCTGTCGTCGATCGTGGCGGAAGTCTACGGTCCGCCCGAAAGTAACTACTCGCAACAAATCGCCCTTGCTAGGAACGTCAAAAAGCGTCTTGAGCTTGAACCTGGGTTGGTCGATTTGGACACGAGTGCCGAAGATGACCAAACACGGTTCGTGTTTGAAACCGACAAACCGAAGGCGGCACTGTCAGGGATCTCAACGCAAACGATTGCAGAAACCGTCGAGGCTGTGTTGAGCGGAAACAAGGCGACGGTCATGCACCTGCCCGGCGAAATCGAACCGCTGTGGGTGGAACTGAAACTACCACGCGAAAACCGTTCGGCACTCGACGAATTGGAAGAGATCTACATCCAAGGCAACGAAGGGCAAATCGTCCAGCTAGGGTCGCTAGGTAAATTCCGACAAACCATCGAAGACAAAACGATCTATCACAAAAACCTCCGCCGTGTGGTTTATGTGTACGCCGAAGTCGCGGGACGACCGCCAGCCGATGCGATCATGGATATCGAGCACGATCGCCAGCCGATGCCGCTGAGCACCGGTGGCACGACAAACATCACCGTAAACTCGGATCCGGCAGCAGTCGCCGACGGCGTCCAACCGATCCCGCTCGACGAACGATCTTGGTTGAAATTGGGCGGTGGTGTTCCTTGGTTTGTTCCAAGTGGATACTCGATTGTTTGGTCCGGCGAAGGTGAATGGGACATCACGTTGGACGTATTCCGCGACCTTGGACTCGCATTCGCAGCAGCGTTACTGGGAATATTTATAATCCTGATGTTTCAAACCGGATCGCGTCTTCTGCCATTGCTAATCATGACCGCGATACCGCTTTCCATGATCGGCATCTTGCCCGGTTTTTGGCTACTAAATGCCATCATGGACAAGCCCATTGGTGGTCATCCCAACCCCGTCTTCTTTACCGCCACTGCGATGATCGGGATGATCGCGCTAGCAGGCATCGTCGTCCGAAACTCTGTCGTGTTAATCGACTTCATTCACCTAGCCGAAGCCGAAGGACACGATCTTCGCGAATCGATCATCCGGAGCGTCGCCGTTCGCACACGGCCGATTCTGTTGACGGCAGGGACGACGCTGCTGGCAAACTGGGTCATCACGCTAGACCCCGTTTTCTCGGGACTCGCTTGGGCGATCATTTTCGGCATTCTCACATCGACCAGTTTTACGTTGATTGTCATCCCCGCAGCCTACTGGCTGCTCTACCAACCTCGGTCAACCGCGGTCGGCGACCATCCGTCCGACTAA
- a CDS encoding efflux RND transporter periplasmic adaptor subunit — translation MWYQVIQSRDGILNKLALKKNFFGLSKVIGMIAAMGVLIATVAWLSGMFEKKIEPGWQPQAGGRLGNQTTDTVHEVDKETIEEAIGTLKASSRTIVSAKLMATIEEITVTAGDQVEKGQTLIRLNDQEYQSRLAQAKRALEAATANREQAEKQFERVQSLQEQNAASRSDFDDASRDLQVTIADEARAMQAVREAEVMLSYATVTAAKSGRIVDRTAEPGDIAQPGQPILTLYDETSLRLEAPVMEHLAVKLRPGDELDVKVDALNRVYRATVDEIVPQADAPSRSFLVKASLPKSEDLYEGMFGRLLIPAGIRRHLCLNTDAVVRIGQLEFVDVVLPDGIVERRMIKTGNLGMPGRQEVLSGVDVGERVVLHSDDNRGSSEGDVDNE, via the coding sequence TCGAGAGACGGAATTTTGAATAAGCTAGCCCTCAAAAAAAACTTCTTCGGACTCTCGAAGGTGATCGGCATGATCGCAGCGATGGGCGTCCTCATCGCCACAGTTGCTTGGCTGTCGGGAATGTTCGAGAAAAAGATCGAACCGGGCTGGCAGCCTCAAGCGGGCGGGAGGTTAGGCAACCAAACAACGGACACGGTTCATGAAGTCGACAAAGAAACGATTGAAGAAGCGATCGGGACTCTGAAGGCATCCAGCCGGACGATTGTCTCGGCCAAGCTGATGGCAACCATCGAAGAGATCACGGTCACCGCCGGCGATCAAGTGGAAAAGGGGCAAACGCTCATTCGTTTAAACGACCAGGAATACCAAAGCCGATTGGCTCAAGCAAAGCGAGCGTTGGAAGCCGCTACGGCGAATCGCGAGCAGGCAGAAAAGCAATTTGAGCGAGTGCAGTCACTGCAGGAACAGAACGCAGCATCGCGATCGGATTTCGACGACGCTAGCCGGGACCTTCAGGTGACCATCGCTGACGAAGCCCGTGCGATGCAAGCCGTCCGCGAGGCGGAAGTCATGCTTTCGTACGCGACCGTGACCGCAGCGAAAAGCGGCCGAATTGTCGACCGCACCGCCGAACCAGGCGACATCGCTCAACCCGGGCAGCCGATCCTAACGCTCTACGACGAAACCTCGCTGCGACTGGAGGCTCCGGTCATGGAACATCTGGCAGTGAAATTGCGGCCCGGCGACGAACTGGATGTGAAAGTGGACGCACTGAACCGAGTCTACCGCGCTACCGTTGACGAAATCGTTCCGCAGGCGGACGCACCAAGCCGATCCTTCTTAGTGAAAGCGAGCCTTCCAAAATCAGAGGACTTGTACGAAGGGATGTTCGGTCGATTGCTGATTCCTGCAGGAATTCGTCGCCACCTATGCCTGAACACCGACGCCGTGGTGCGTATCGGGCAATTGGAATTCGTGGACGTCGTGTTGCCTGACGGAATCGTTGAGCGGCGTATGATTAAAACCGGCAACCTGGGAATGCCAGGACGGCAAGAAGTTCTAAGCGGCGTCGACGTAGGGGAACGGGTGGTGCTGCATTCAGACGACAATCGTGGCTCGTCTGAAGGAGACGTCGACAATGAGTGA